One stretch of Paenibacillus sp. FSL R5-0341 DNA includes these proteins:
- a CDS encoding FMN-dependent NADH-azoreductase — protein sequence MSTLLYITAHPHDHETSFSMATGKAFIDAYRESHSSDEIVHLDLYRSDIPHIDADVFSGWGKLQSGSDLTAEEQTKVSRLNELSDQFAAADKYVFVTPMWNFSFPPILKAYVDSICVAGKTFRYTEQGPVGLLSDKKALHIQARGGIYSEGPAAQMESGHRYLSIIMSFLGVPKLDGIFVEGHNQYKDRADEIKQQAIEQASTFAKQF from the coding sequence ATGTCTACCTTATTGTATATTACTGCCCATCCTCATGATCATGAAACCTCCTTCAGCATGGCTACAGGTAAAGCATTTATTGACGCGTATCGCGAAAGTCACTCTTCTGATGAGATTGTTCACCTCGATCTGTATCGCTCGGATATTCCCCATATTGATGCGGATGTCTTCAGTGGGTGGGGCAAACTGCAATCGGGAAGTGATCTGACTGCCGAAGAGCAGACCAAAGTAAGTCGTTTAAATGAACTGTCAGATCAATTCGCTGCTGCAGATAAATATGTTTTTGTAACCCCGATGTGGAACTTCTCATTTCCTCCAATTCTGAAGGCTTATGTCGACTCTATCTGCGTAGCTGGCAAAACATTTCGTTATACGGAACAAGGTCCTGTTGGACTACTGTCTGATAAAAAAGCATTGCATATTCAGGCCCGCGGCGGCATTTATTCTGAAGGCCCAGCGGCCCAGATGGAATCCGGTCATCGTTACCTGAGCATTATCATGTCATTCCTCGGTGTACCGAAGCTTGATGGCATTTTTGTTGAGGGGCACAATCAATATAAAGACCGTGCAGATGAGATTAAGCAACAAGCTATCGAGCAAGCAAGCACTTTCGCAAAACAATTTTAA
- a CDS encoding sugar-binding transcriptional regulator, giving the protein MDLEKQRLSIEAAKLYYQSDYSQQDIAARLGVSRPTVSRLLQYAKDRGYVRIEIMDPLEDIDIIAGELKSKYDLDTALVCFAPLKSDEEIQKHISKRAADYLQETVQDADIIGVTWGTTMHAVARQLRPKQVKGVEVVQLKGGVSHSHVNTYAAEIVHLFAEAFHTVPRYLPLPVIFDNIEVKNMVEADRHIGRIVELGRQANIALFTVGTVKEDALLFRLGYFNEEEQQLLMNSGAGDICSRFFDAEGQLISEEINSRTVGIDLAELRNKEKSILVAGGQRKIEAIHAALKGHYANILVTDQYTAQALLRF; this is encoded by the coding sequence ATGGATCTGGAGAAGCAACGATTAAGCATTGAAGCAGCGAAATTGTATTATCAGTCCGATTACAGCCAGCAGGACATTGCCGCCCGCTTAGGCGTGTCGCGTCCAACAGTATCAAGATTACTTCAGTACGCCAAAGATCGCGGATACGTGCGAATTGAAATTATGGACCCGCTGGAGGATATCGATATCATTGCCGGTGAACTCAAGTCGAAATATGATCTGGATACGGCACTTGTGTGTTTTGCCCCGTTGAAGAGTGATGAGGAAATACAGAAGCATATTAGCAAACGAGCAGCAGACTATCTTCAGGAGACGGTTCAGGATGCAGATATTATCGGGGTGACCTGGGGAACAACCATGCATGCCGTAGCACGCCAGCTTCGTCCCAAGCAGGTCAAAGGTGTCGAAGTCGTTCAATTGAAGGGGGGCGTAAGTCACTCCCATGTCAATACGTATGCGGCTGAGATTGTACATTTGTTCGCTGAGGCCTTCCACACGGTACCAAGGTATCTGCCACTGCCCGTAATTTTCGACAATATTGAAGTGAAGAACATGGTGGAAGCGGATCGACATATCGGCAGAATTGTGGAACTTGGCAGACAAGCCAACATCGCTTTGTTCACTGTCGGTACTGTGAAGGAGGATGCCTTATTGTTCAGGCTCGGCTACTTCAATGAAGAAGAGCAACAATTACTGATGAACTCAGGTGCTGGTGACATCTGTTCACGCTTTTTTGATGCGGAAGGTCAGTTGATCAGTGAAGAGATTAACAGCAGAACCGTCGGAATAGACTTAGCTGAATTGAGAAATAAGGAAAAATCTATCCTTGTCGCCGGGGGGCAACGCAAAATTGAAGCGATTCACGCCGCGCTTAAAGGTCATTATGCGAATATTCTGGTTACAGATCAGTACACAGCGCAGGCATTACTGCGATTCTAA